Proteins from a genomic interval of Youhaiella tibetensis:
- a CDS encoding EAL domain-containing protein, with protein MLKELRTWFQMLDGIDAGTTGIDTIPSGLAADTQPGACGTVAPPRSLIFIVDPDAASAQQLAAMLSASGVDAVLFAKGETLAAGLRRSTPELIFLDVRAQGEQALDVLERLGQARFSGGVQLVGPQGSPVVESMRRMGVREALNMLAPLGKPISASAVRRLLLDQKLAAPGSGPLVDVHDALARNQIEFWYQPKIDLKKRQIAGVETFARLRHPELGLLRPAEFMTGASEGDLLALAERALISALKAATHFSRLGIPLRLAVNMPMTGLLNLPISELVLAYGPKHHKWPGLLLDVTEAQIHQNLAEVQAVSRGLTACGTYLAIDEFGHGGLSLANLRALPIAELKVDRAFVGDCAVDLVKSTACRSVIDLAHLLGCVTVGIGVEKAADMIVLQGMGCDVGQGFFFGQPMPEDVLIASMLQRAVAAPPRPAMRVAAPGDARARWN; from the coding sequence ATGCTCAAAGAATTGCGCACCTGGTTCCAGATGCTGGATGGCATCGACGCTGGAACCACCGGGATCGATACAATCCCCTCTGGCCTGGCCGCCGATACGCAGCCGGGCGCCTGTGGAACCGTCGCCCCTCCCCGCTCTCTGATCTTCATCGTCGATCCGGACGCCGCGAGCGCCCAACAACTGGCAGCGATGCTATCGGCATCGGGCGTGGACGCCGTGCTGTTCGCCAAAGGCGAAACCCTTGCCGCAGGGTTGCGGCGCTCCACGCCCGAACTCATTTTCCTCGATGTCCGCGCCCAGGGCGAACAGGCCCTCGACGTGCTCGAGCGGCTTGGCCAGGCCCGGTTCTCGGGCGGGGTGCAACTGGTGGGCCCGCAGGGTTCGCCCGTGGTGGAGTCGATGCGCCGCATGGGCGTGCGCGAGGCGCTCAACATGCTGGCCCCGCTCGGCAAGCCGATCTCGGCAAGCGCGGTGCGCAGGCTGCTGTTGGACCAGAAGCTGGCGGCGCCCGGCAGCGGGCCGCTCGTGGACGTGCACGACGCGCTGGCGCGCAACCAGATCGAATTCTGGTACCAGCCCAAGATCGACCTCAAGAAGCGCCAGATCGCCGGCGTCGAGACGTTCGCGCGGCTGCGGCACCCTGAGCTGGGGCTGCTGCGCCCGGCTGAATTCATGACCGGAGCCAGCGAAGGCGACCTGCTGGCGCTCGCCGAGCGGGCGCTGATCAGCGCGCTCAAGGCGGCCACGCATTTCTCCCGGCTCGGCATTCCGCTGCGGCTGGCGGTCAACATGCCCATGACGGGCCTCCTCAACCTGCCGATCAGCGAGCTGGTGCTCGCCTACGGCCCCAAACACCACAAATGGCCAGGTCTGCTGCTGGACGTCACCGAAGCGCAGATCCATCAAAACCTGGCCGAAGTGCAGGCGGTGAGTCGGGGGCTCACCGCCTGCGGAACCTACCTGGCGATCGACGAGTTCGGGCATGGCGGGCTCTCGCTCGCCAACCTGCGGGCGCTGCCGATCGCCGAGCTCAAGGTCGACCGTGCCTTCGTGGGCGATTGCGCGGTGGACCTGGTCAAATCCACCGCCTGCCGTTCGGTCATCGACCTGGCGCACCTGCTCGGCTGCGTGACGGTGGGGATCGGGGTGGAAAAGGCCGCCGACATGATCGTGCTGCAGGGCATGGGGTGCGACGTGGGGCAAGGCTTCTTCTTCGGCCAGCCGATGCCCGAGGACGTGCTGATCGCCTCGATGCTGCAACGGGCAGTCGCCGCCCCGCCACGGCCCGCCATGCGGGTGGCTGCCCCGGGCGACGCGCGGGCCCGCTGGAACTAG
- a CDS encoding DUF6622 family protein, translating to MQQPSFLDILTHTPGWVWGALLLVLVIGVRRMQDRDVTVSRLVVFPLIVAGLALSGLASAGFGAATLEGFVLGMVAGGAAGVALERRNAAVRLADGRLRIKGELTSLLVILAIFASHYVASVIGAIDPATAASGGFQLVTALVSGFFCTMMLVRTGLRLRVAMA from the coding sequence ATGCAGCAGCCTTCCTTCCTCGACATTCTCACTCATACGCCCGGCTGGGTCTGGGGCGCCCTGCTCCTGGTGCTGGTGATCGGCGTGCGCCGCATGCAGGACCGCGACGTGACCGTGAGCCGGCTGGTGGTGTTTCCGCTGATCGTGGCGGGGCTGGCGCTCAGCGGGCTGGCCAGCGCCGGGTTCGGCGCGGCGACGCTCGAAGGGTTCGTGCTGGGCATGGTGGCGGGCGGCGCGGCGGGCGTGGCGCTGGAGCGGCGCAACGCGGCAGTGCGGCTCGCGGACGGGCGGCTGCGCATCAAGGGCGAACTGACCTCGCTCCTCGTGATCCTTGCCATCTTTGCCAGCCACTATGTCGCCTCGGTCATCGGCGCGATCGATCCGGCGACAGCGGCGAGCGGCGGCTTCCAGCTGGTGACGGCGCTGGTCTCGGGGTTCTTCTGCACGATGATGCTGGTACGCACGGGCCTGCGCCTGCGCGTGGCGATGGCGTGA
- a CDS encoding DUF2306 domain-containing protein — protein sequence MSLEPLLVASPIIQIHALAGMAAFAIGGVTLFLPKGNDRHRGLGRAWVALMVVVAASSFLIWEIRMLGPFSPIHLVSVFTLYALYKGVGHARAGRIGAHRRTMQSLYVVALAVTGIFTLAPGRIMNQVVFGPGAGPSLGSLVVAGGLVLAAGGWLILKPRRRRAGAVTRGLTKP from the coding sequence ATGAGCCTGGAACCGCTTCTGGTCGCCTCGCCCATCATCCAGATTCACGCGCTGGCGGGCATGGCCGCGTTCGCCATCGGCGGGGTGACCCTGTTCCTACCCAAGGGCAATGACCGGCACAGGGGCCTCGGCCGGGCCTGGGTGGCGCTGATGGTGGTGGTCGCCGCCAGCTCTTTCCTCATCTGGGAAATCCGCATGCTCGGGCCGTTCAGCCCCATCCACCTGGTTTCGGTCTTCACGCTCTACGCCCTCTACAAGGGCGTGGGCCACGCCCGGGCCGGACGGATCGGCGCGCATCGGCGCACGATGCAGAGCCTTTACGTCGTCGCGCTGGCGGTGACCGGCATCTTCACGCTGGCGCCGGGGCGGATCATGAATCAGGTGGTGTTCGGTCCGGGCGCGGGGCCCTCGCTCGGGAGCCTCGTGGTGGCCGGCGGACTGGTGCTGGCGGCCGGCGGCTGGCTGATCCTGAAGCCACGCCGCCGCAGGGCCGGCGCGGTTACCAGGGGACTGACAAAGCCATGA